The Tautonia plasticadhaerens nucleotide sequence CACGGGCCGGGAGAGCATGACTACCCCCTCTGGCAACGGCGCTGGTCCGCCTTGCTCGCGACGGACGAGGCGGTCCGGGTCGAGACCGCCGACGGATGGCCGGCCCCCCGGCAGCTCGACGAGGCAGACGTGATCGTCTTCTACTCCAACAACCCCGGCTGGGACGAGGCGAAGGCCGCCGAACTCGACCGCTTCCTCTCCCGCGGCGGCGGCGTCGTGCTGATCCATTACGCCGTCGACGGCCATGAGGCCGTCGATGCGCTGGCCGACCGCATCGGCCTGGCATGGCAGGGCGGGGCCTCGCAGTTCCGCCACGGCCCGCTCAGGGTCGACCTCTCCGGGGCGGAACACCCGATCACTCGGGGGTTCGAGATGCTTGACATCGTGGACGAGAGCTACTGGAACCTGGTCGGCGACCCCGGCTCGGTCGAGGTGCTCGGGACCGGCATCGAGGACGGCGAACCCCGACCGCTCTTCTGGACCCGCCGGGTCGGCGAGGGGCGGGTCTTCGTCAGCATCCCCGGCCACTACACCTGGACCTTCGACGACCCGCTGTTCCGCATGCTGATCCTCCGGGGCATCGCGTGGGTTGCCGGGGAGCCGGTCGACCGGTTCAACGAACTCGCGACCCTGGGGGCCCGGCTCCGCGATTGATGCGCACGACGCGCAGGGCGACCACGCCGCGGAAAGGACCCAATGCGAGGACACATGATCCACAAACAGCATCGAATGGGAGTGGTTGCGGCGGCCCTGCTCGCCTCCTCCGCCTCGGCGGCCGTGACCCAATCCCTCGGCGCCCCGGCCGATCGGCGCGGTCAGCGGGACGAGCCGGAGGCGAGCAAGCCGGCACCGGTCGACCTGGGGGCCCTGTTCCGGATGCACTACGACACGCGGGTCCGCTCGTTCCGCGAGCAGAACCTCGCATACAAGAACGTCGTGCTGCTCGGCGACAGCATCACCGAGGGCTTCGAGGTCACGACGTACTTCCCCGGTCGCCGGGTCCTGAATCGCGGCATCGGCGGCGACGTCATCGGCAACGCCCTGCCGGCCGACGACCCCCGCGGGGTGCTGCGACGGCTCGACTGCTCCGTGTTCGACTGCGCGGCCACGGACGTCTTCGTGATGATCGGGATCAACGACCTGAACTCCGGCCGGGATGTCGACCAGATGGAGGAGGGCTACCGCGAAATCCTCCGTCGGATCAAGGACCGGGCCCCGGCCCTCCGGGTCCACGTCCAGTCGCTGCTCCCGACCCGCGGCGAGTTCGCGGCCCGGAATGAGCCGATCCGCGAATTCAATCGGCGGCTGGGGCGCCTCGCGGAGGAGTTCGGCACCCACTTCCTCAACC carries:
- a CDS encoding GDSL-type esterase/lipase family protein, which encodes MIHKQHRMGVVAAALLASSASAAVTQSLGAPADRRGQRDEPEASKPAPVDLGALFRMHYDTRVRSFREQNLAYKNVVLLGDSITEGFEVTTYFPGRRVLNRGIGGDVIGNALPADDPRGVLRRLDCSVFDCAATDVFVMIGINDLNSGRDVDQMEEGYREILRRIKDRAPALRVHVQSLLPTRGEFAARNEPIREFNRRLGRLAEEFGTHFLNLHPLFTDADGQLKPDYTEDGLHLTEAGYRAWQAEVGRVMGWDTGLAQAPEIRPQP